The following coding sequences lie in one Oncorhynchus kisutch isolate 150728-3 linkage group LG17, Okis_V2, whole genome shotgun sequence genomic window:
- the LOC109907120 gene encoding tuftelin-like isoform X2, protein MLTDEVSQIQEVRYCLKTLREQMATRQNNKVRENSEDSAKIREVSKRLYAQLKESEKRHKEERDRMQAESDEFSRRLDEQSKHLQWVEGEAGERGQKVEELQRLLGGMELEGAVLRGKIAASEAELLQLRAAKEGVQEKKQRTEELEKELAVLKEKIHHLDDMLKSQQRKVRHMIEQLQNSRTVIQERERVIRDLEEKVAFLEAENTEMRDQIEYFLEGQKPASPPTKECKPTPQIIYSYNLVPSLQLPHGLERGKGRETCVLQNTALPSHSAS, encoded by the exons ATGCTGACAGACGAGGTGTCTCAGATACAGGAG gtTCGGTACTGTCTGAAGACCTTGAGGGAACAGATGGCCACCAGACAGAATAACAAG GTCAGGGAGAATTCAGAGGACAGTGCAAAGATAAGGGAGGTGAGCAAGCGCCTGTATGCCCAGCTGAAGGAGTCAGAGAAGAGAcacaaggaggagagagacagaatgcaG GCTGAAAGCGATGAGTTCAGCCGGCGCCTCGACGAGCAGTCAAAGCACCTGCAGTGGGTGGAGGGGGAGGCGGGGGAGCGAGGTCAGAAGGTGGAGGAGTTGCAGAGGCTGCTGGGGGGCATGGAGCTGGAGGGTGCTGTCCTGAGGGGCAAAATAGCCGCCAGTGAGGCTGAACTGCTGCAGCTGAGAGCAGCCAAGGAGGGGGTGCAGGAGAAAAAGCAGAG aactgaggagctggagaaggagCTGGCTGTCCTGAAGGAGAAAATCCATCACCTGGACGACATGCTGAAGAGCCAGCAGAGGAAGGTCCGCCACATGATCGAacag CTGCAGAACTCACGGACAgtaatacaggagagagagagagtgatcaggGATCTAGAGGAGAAGGTGGCTTTTCTGGAAGCTGAG aacACAGAGATGCGTGACCAGATAGAGTACTTCCTGGAGGGTCAGAAGCCTGCTTCTCCGCCCACCAAAGAATGCAAACCCACTCCCCAGATTATCTACAG ttacaatcttgtcccatcgctgcaactcccgcacGGACTCGAGAGAGGCAAAGGTCGGGAgacatgcgtcctccaaaacacggcCCTGCCAAGCCACTCTGCTTCTTGA
- the LOC109907120 gene encoding tuftelin-like isoform X1, protein MLTDEVSQIQEVRYCLKTLREQMATRQNNKFPANGYKVSVTLPTNPAIVTNCKIVGTESETNVRENSEDSAKIREVSKRLYAQLKESEKRHKEERDRMQAESDEFSRRLDEQSKHLQWVEGEAGERGQKVEELQRLLGGMELEGAVLRGKIAASEAELLQLRAAKEGVQEKKQRTEELEKELAVLKEKIHHLDDMLKSQQRKVRHMIEQLQNSRTVIQERERVIRDLEEKVAFLEAENTEMRDQIEYFLEGQKPASPPTKECKPTPQIIYSYNLVPSLQLPHGLERGKGRETCVLQNTALPSHSAS, encoded by the exons ATGCTGACAGACGAGGTGTCTCAGATACAGGAG gtTCGGTACTGTCTGAAGACCTTGAGGGAACAGATGGCCACCAGACAGAATAACAAG tttccagcCAATGGTTACAAAGTCAGTGTCACCCTGCCTACCAACCCAGCAATTGTCACCAATTGTAAAATTGTTGGGACTGAGTCAGAAACAAAT GTCAGGGAGAATTCAGAGGACAGTGCAAAGATAAGGGAGGTGAGCAAGCGCCTGTATGCCCAGCTGAAGGAGTCAGAGAAGAGAcacaaggaggagagagacagaatgcaG GCTGAAAGCGATGAGTTCAGCCGGCGCCTCGACGAGCAGTCAAAGCACCTGCAGTGGGTGGAGGGGGAGGCGGGGGAGCGAGGTCAGAAGGTGGAGGAGTTGCAGAGGCTGCTGGGGGGCATGGAGCTGGAGGGTGCTGTCCTGAGGGGCAAAATAGCCGCCAGTGAGGCTGAACTGCTGCAGCTGAGAGCAGCCAAGGAGGGGGTGCAGGAGAAAAAGCAGAG aactgaggagctggagaaggagCTGGCTGTCCTGAAGGAGAAAATCCATCACCTGGACGACATGCTGAAGAGCCAGCAGAGGAAGGTCCGCCACATGATCGAacag CTGCAGAACTCACGGACAgtaatacaggagagagagagagtgatcaggGATCTAGAGGAGAAGGTGGCTTTTCTGGAAGCTGAG aacACAGAGATGCGTGACCAGATAGAGTACTTCCTGGAGGGTCAGAAGCCTGCTTCTCCGCCCACCAAAGAATGCAAACCCACTCCCCAGATTATCTACAG ttacaatcttgtcccatcgctgcaactcccgcacGGACTCGAGAGAGGCAAAGGTCGGGAgacatgcgtcctccaaaacacggcCCTGCCAAGCCACTCTGCTTCTTGA
- the LOC109907704 gene encoding uncharacterized protein C1orf43 isoform X2, producing MAESPLSGVNVVLVMAYGSLVFVLLFIFVKRQIMRFAMRSRRGPHAPIGHNAPKGLREEIDARLSKVQEIRFEPRLLSEEDDRLKHGTQFSCYNYLYRMKALDAIRDSGIPLQEMGRNPNAITGRSFRNWLLDLRNSHSLIKSSRSTLIDNLLEGYDSARHGTGVFGEEEYMKYQDALNELADVVKAYSSTTSLDQHHQSAAKDLTGSPARSTPPTIQVTYLPSTSQRSKRPKHFLELKSFKDNYNTLESTL from the exons ATGGCCGAGTCGCCTTTGTCCGGTGTGAATGTAGTGCTAGTTATGGCATATGGCAGCCTG GTGTTTGTATTGCTATTTATCTTCGTCAAGAGGCAGATCATGCGTTTTGCTATGAGGTCCCGCAGAGGACCCCATGCCCCTATTGGACACAATGCACCCAAG GGTTTGCGGGAAGAGATTGACGCACGTCTGTCCAAGGTTCAGGAAATCCGCTTCGAGCCGCGTCTGCTCTCTGAGGAGGATGATAGGCTGAAGCACGGGACACAGTTCA GTTGCTACAACTACCTGTACAGGATGAAGGCTCTAGATGCCATTCGGGACTCGG GGATCCCGCTGCAGGAGATGGGCCGCAACCCGAACGCCATCACAGGACGCAGTTTCCGCAACTGGCTGCTGGATCTGCGTAACTCCCACTCTCTGATCAAGAGCAGCCGTAGCACCCTCATTGACAACCTGTTGGAGGGATATGACAGTGCACGTCATGGCACAGGG GTATTTGGGGAAGAGGAATATATGAAATACCAGGATGCTCTGAATGAACTGGCTGATGT tgTGAAAGCCTACTCCAGCACCACCAGTCTGGACCAGCATCACCAGTCAGCAGCCAAGGACCTGACCGGTTCCCCAGCCCGCAGCACCCCCCCCACCATCCAAGTTACCTACCTGCCCTCCACCAGCCAGCGCAGCAAGAGGCCAAAGCACTTCCTGGAGCTCAAGAGCTTCAAGGACAACTACAACACACTGGAGAGCACCCTGTGA
- the LOC109907704 gene encoding uncharacterized protein C1orf43 isoform X1, producing the protein MAACFFAQVFVLLFIFVKRQIMRFAMRSRRGPHAPIGHNAPKGLREEIDARLSKVQEIRFEPRLLSEEDDRLKHGTQFSCYNYLYRMKALDAIRDSGIPLQEMGRNPNAITGRSFRNWLLDLRNSHSLIKSSRSTLIDNLLEGYDSARHGTGVFGEEEYMKYQDALNELADVVKAYSSTTSLDQHHQSAAKDLTGSPARSTPPTIQVTYLPSTSQRSKRPKHFLELKSFKDNYNTLESTL; encoded by the exons ATGGCAGCCTG TTTTTTTGCACAGGTGTTTGTATTGCTATTTATCTTCGTCAAGAGGCAGATCATGCGTTTTGCTATGAGGTCCCGCAGAGGACCCCATGCCCCTATTGGACACAATGCACCCAAG GGTTTGCGGGAAGAGATTGACGCACGTCTGTCCAAGGTTCAGGAAATCCGCTTCGAGCCGCGTCTGCTCTCTGAGGAGGATGATAGGCTGAAGCACGGGACACAGTTCA GTTGCTACAACTACCTGTACAGGATGAAGGCTCTAGATGCCATTCGGGACTCGG GGATCCCGCTGCAGGAGATGGGCCGCAACCCGAACGCCATCACAGGACGCAGTTTCCGCAACTGGCTGCTGGATCTGCGTAACTCCCACTCTCTGATCAAGAGCAGCCGTAGCACCCTCATTGACAACCTGTTGGAGGGATATGACAGTGCACGTCATGGCACAGGG GTATTTGGGGAAGAGGAATATATGAAATACCAGGATGCTCTGAATGAACTGGCTGATGT tgTGAAAGCCTACTCCAGCACCACCAGTCTGGACCAGCATCACCAGTCAGCAGCCAAGGACCTGACCGGTTCCCCAGCCCGCAGCACCCCCCCCACCATCCAAGTTACCTACCTGCCCTCCACCAGCCAGCGCAGCAAGAGGCCAAAGCACTTCCTGGAGCTCAAGAGCTTCAAGGACAACTACAACACACTGGAGAGCACCCTGTGA